Proteins found in one Ferroacidibacillus organovorans genomic segment:
- a CDS encoding sensor histidine kinase — MVLAILSLYLEQFLSSYVVMMQRRDLTSQAMVISELLKREPNQTLAYEIGSHIMTALHGQYDLVPPPQKSARSRTFLDALTPTEREHLLSGHPYVASGVPTLLPHASPNTVVYAVMPIHNEQHGLEAFLVITEMMDPKDDPSKVISNLITFAVILGTILTTGLAFVVSKNLSRPLIEMIDAAEEMARGKFDTRVRVVTQDEVGRLGYTFNHVAGELERTVRALTEEKEEIGGILGAMTDAVVAADVSGRLTLLNPSAEQWLRNLRSLSAEERPFALPEELIQMQRDTLDSRSRMTREFFWHGRHFIGSMTPLYQSDRPTVLRGTVTVLRDVTEERRLDRLRKDFIANVSHELRTPLALFQGYTEALLDDFGDDPEQRKEITQIIYEESLRMRRLVNELLDLAQLESGNFSMRFERMDLLVVMRRVARKYFSLYAERGLTLKLETELNSIFLCADADRIEQILTNLVDNALRHTKEGGVTIQVTKNETHLIIRVRDTGEGIPQEDVPFVFERFYKADKARTRSRGGTGLGLAITQNLIRAHGGEIGVESHLGIGTTFAIMMPLSLSRCQNESDET, encoded by the coding sequence ATGGTTCTAGCCATACTTTCTTTGTATTTAGAGCAATTTCTGAGTTCCTACGTCGTGATGATGCAACGTCGTGATTTGACGAGTCAGGCCATGGTGATCAGTGAACTGTTAAAGCGCGAACCCAATCAAACACTTGCTTATGAAATTGGATCGCACATCATGACAGCGCTGCACGGACAGTACGATCTCGTTCCACCACCTCAAAAAAGTGCGCGCTCTCGAACATTTTTAGATGCCCTGACGCCAACTGAGCGAGAACATTTACTGAGTGGACACCCTTATGTTGCATCAGGTGTTCCTACATTATTGCCGCACGCGTCTCCCAATACAGTGGTTTACGCTGTGATGCCAATCCATAATGAGCAGCATGGTTTGGAAGCGTTTCTCGTCATCACGGAAATGATGGATCCAAAGGATGACCCCTCAAAGGTCATTTCAAACCTGATCACATTTGCGGTGATTCTAGGCACGATCCTCACGACTGGATTGGCGTTTGTCGTATCGAAAAATTTGTCTCGCCCTCTCATTGAGATGATTGATGCGGCCGAAGAAATGGCGCGTGGGAAATTTGACACACGTGTACGCGTTGTGACGCAGGATGAAGTGGGTAGACTAGGTTATACATTCAATCATGTGGCTGGTGAATTAGAACGAACCGTTCGCGCTCTGACAGAGGAGAAGGAAGAAATCGGAGGTATCCTTGGCGCCATGACTGACGCCGTGGTGGCTGCGGATGTAAGTGGACGATTGACACTCTTGAATCCTTCTGCAGAACAGTGGCTCAGGAACCTTCGTTCACTCTCTGCAGAGGAGCGCCCATTTGCATTGCCTGAAGAGTTGATTCAAATGCAGCGCGATACGCTTGATTCGCGGTCCCGTATGACGCGTGAATTTTTTTGGCACGGCAGACATTTTATTGGTAGTATGACACCGCTCTATCAGTCAGATCGCCCGACAGTTTTGCGAGGTACTGTGACCGTACTGCGCGATGTCACCGAAGAGCGACGACTCGATCGACTCCGCAAGGATTTTATCGCAAATGTTTCTCATGAACTGAGAACGCCTCTCGCTCTTTTTCAAGGGTATACAGAAGCACTCCTTGACGATTTTGGGGATGATCCAGAACAGCGCAAAGAGATCACTCAAATCATCTACGAAGAGTCGCTTCGCATGCGGCGTTTGGTAAATGAACTTCTTGACTTGGCACAATTGGAGTCAGGAAATTTTTCAATGCGTTTTGAAAGAATGGACTTGCTTGTCGTAATGCGCAGGGTTGCCCGCAAGTATTTCAGCCTTTATGCAGAACGAGGATTGACGCTCAAACTTGAAACAGAGTTGAATTCGATTTTTTTATGTGCAGATGCGGATCGCATCGAGCAAATTTTGACTAATCTAGTTGATAACGCACTTCGCCATACAAAAGAGGGTGGCGTGACAATTCAAGTCACCAAGAATGAAACACACCTCATCATCCGCGTGCGTGATACTGGCGAAGGCATTCCGCAAGAAGACGTCCCCTTTGTCTTTGAACGCTTTTATAAAGCTGACAAAGCGCGCACACGTTCACGGGGAGGAACTGGTCTGGGTCTTGCGATTACTCAAAATCTCATTCGCGCTCACGGTGGTGAAATCGGCGTCGAAAGCCATTTGGGAATTGGCACGACTTTTGCAATCATGATGCCACTCAGTTTATCGCGGTGTCAAAATGAATCTGATGAAACGTAG
- a CDS encoding CoA-binding protein, with the protein MDEINWRAYFAEIRTIAVVGLSDNPNRDSYHVASYLLDQGYEVIPVNPAVSSVLSRKAYASLKDIPGKIDLVDVFRRSDAVPEIVHEAIALGVKRIWLQLGVTHQEAEKDAREHGVEIISDRCIKIEHHRMMHS; encoded by the coding sequence GTGGATGAAATAAATTGGAGAGCCTATTTTGCAGAAATCCGGACCATCGCAGTGGTGGGGCTTTCTGATAACCCAAACCGTGACAGCTATCACGTAGCATCCTATTTGTTGGATCAAGGGTATGAGGTCATTCCTGTTAATCCTGCCGTCTCTTCGGTGCTTTCTCGCAAAGCATACGCGTCATTAAAAGATATTCCAGGGAAAATCGACCTGGTGGATGTGTTTCGCCGCTCAGATGCGGTCCCTGAGATTGTGCATGAAGCCATTGCATTAGGCGTGAAGCGAATATGGCTACAACTGGGGGTCACGCATCAAGAAGCAGAAAAGGATGCGCGTGAACACGGCGTTGAAATCATCTCTGATCGTTGCATTAAAATTGAGCATCATCGTATGATGCACTCATAA
- a CDS encoding histidinol-phosphatase, which translates to MLTDYHTHTERGPYTVSWLEKFLDVAKMRGIEEYGVSEHGYRFRQTAHLFDNPWTRERRTEDLDEYMEMVMAARKAGHHVKFGLELDYIPGTEDALAAFIQSYPFDYVIGSVHWLDDFGFDLLEMKSQWENRDLKETYNTYFDILTRMVESELFDFVGHADVIKVFGHEPEDPAFLNDWYKRLAETFAKHNAVVEISTAGLRKPVGKLYPAPGLLQACFQVNVPILINSDAHRPEDVGADYNQAIAFAKQTGYQELVTFSRRTRTMATLG; encoded by the coding sequence ATGTTGACAGATTATCATACCCATACAGAGCGTGGGCCTTATACGGTTTCATGGCTTGAAAAATTTCTTGATGTAGCGAAAATGCGTGGCATTGAAGAGTATGGTGTCTCAGAACACGGGTATCGGTTTCGGCAGACGGCCCATCTTTTTGACAATCCTTGGACACGTGAGAGGCGTACGGAAGATTTAGATGAATACATGGAAATGGTAATGGCAGCCCGAAAAGCGGGACATCACGTAAAATTTGGATTAGAACTGGATTATATCCCTGGGACAGAGGATGCACTCGCTGCATTTATCCAATCCTATCCGTTTGACTATGTGATTGGTTCTGTGCATTGGCTCGACGATTTTGGCTTTGACTTGCTTGAAATGAAGTCGCAATGGGAAAATCGCGATCTGAAAGAAACCTATAACACGTATTTCGATATTTTAACGCGGATGGTCGAATCTGAGTTATTTGATTTTGTAGGACACGCGGATGTTATTAAAGTGTTTGGTCACGAACCCGAAGATCCTGCTTTTTTAAATGACTGGTACAAGCGATTGGCAGAAACATTTGCAAAACATAATGCAGTAGTCGAGATTTCAACAGCGGGATTGCGCAAGCCGGTCGGTAAACTGTATCCCGCACCCGGCTTGCTGCAAGCGTGTTTTCAAGTGAATGTTCCTATTTTAATCAATTCAGACGCCCACAGACCAGAGGATGTTGGCGCTGACTATAATCAGGCCATTGCGTTTGCAAAGCAGACAGGCTATCAAGAATTAGTGACGTTTTCAAGAAGAACACGAACCATGGCTACATTGGGTTAA
- a CDS encoding helix-turn-helix domain-containing protein: MEKLGYKIRLLRHKRALTQQEIAYRTGISTPHISSIERGERQPSLEYAIRIAEALGVPVGYFADDAEVSTLPDAESYQGIVDMPGYLQSFITRESSQPYLIMAHRVSRLDEADYNMVCAMIEIMTQRKRLKNFTDIGM; encoded by the coding sequence TTGGAAAAATTGGGGTACAAGATTCGTTTGCTGCGTCATAAGCGAGCACTTACACAACAAGAAATTGCTTATCGCACAGGTATCTCTACACCACATATTTCTTCTATTGAACGTGGCGAAAGGCAACCATCCCTCGAGTATGCGATCCGAATTGCGGAGGCACTCGGCGTTCCCGTAGGTTATTTTGCAGATGACGCTGAAGTTTCCACTCTGCCTGACGCAGAGAGTTATCAAGGCATTGTCGATATGCCCGGTTATTTACAGTCTTTTATAACACGTGAGAGTTCACAACCCTATCTCATCATGGCACATCGCGTCAGTCGACTCGACGAAGCTGATTACAACATGGTCTGTGCAATGATTGAGATTATGACCCAAAGAAAACGACTCAAGAATTTTACAGATATCGGCATGTAA